The window TTTTGTTTATGTTGCAGATAGAAGTTTCTAAAGTAGGGATAGGAATCTTAAACCTAGAATGAGCTGTTCTTCCACCTGGTAACAACAAACTTGCAATCCCACTTGAAGCAACCGGCAAGACGATTTTTTTCTTAGACCTAAGTGCTGCTGATAAAGTGTTCCACATGAAGGTCTTACCGGTTCCACCGTAGCCATATAAGAAAAAAACCCCACCTTGTTGCTTTTCTACACAATCCATAATTTCCTCAAAAATTGCTCTTTGTTCATCTACAAATAAAAGATGtatgaaaattaaatttttacTCCACAACTTCAGTATAATTCAGCAAAAAGTAATCGTGTTGACTGAAAGTGAATTGCATGGCAGACAATTGAAAGTACGTGTTTTTCTTAATTCCATGTGAACCATGGTTTAAATTAGCCATGAGATCAGTATAGTGAATTAGTAGTTTTTAATGATATGAATGTCTATGTTTTTCAGGTTCTGCCTAAGAGGACCAATGTTACTGGAATGATGCAATACCGTCCTAGGCGATTCAATCCTTACATGTCATACTGAATAGTTAATAAAAGATGTATGAAAATGAAATTTTTACTCCATAACTTCAGTATAATCCTCAAAAATTACCGGTAAGAGAAGAGTACAATCCAACAAAAAGTTGTTGTTGTTCGGCAACATTGTATTGACGCTCTTCATAAAGGAGCCTATTTCCTATAAAGGAAACAACATAGTCTTTTGGATATGGCATTGGTTTGAAGTCCTTCAAACTTTTATTATTGTTTTGCAACAATGATTCAATAGCCATTAACGTTAAATCCTTTAACTCCCCATCGGTTAGCGTCAAACCTacaataaaaaagttaaaattgtaGTTTAACATTAAAAAAGATATATAATGGCTAAATATTAACTTAGATGTGATATTGACAACATGGCATATTTATAGACTATTGTATGAAAGAATGGGTCGGTAGTAATATACCAAAATAGGATATTGGCTTTACTACAGTAgaccttttaaaaatatttccaCCAAATCAATTTACTGTTCGCATGATGACTATATAATACaaacttgaaaataaaaaatactattgCACATGGTAATGATAGAGTATTTCACCGCAAGACTATATAATACCAACTCTTAATAATAAAAATGCTTGTTGAAATTCGTGCAGCCCTACTACATAAGAGCATTGTTTGAAATAAGGGTGTTGTAAATATATAATTCTGTAAGAATAAATGGCACTGGTGTAATATAGGATGGAATATCTGCCATGTGCCATTGactacattagagcatttaaaaATATCTGCCAGCACATTAAACTAATGTTTTCCTACCATGTCTATATATCTAACaaactatgaataaaaataaagtattgcATGTCACAGCAGTATTGTTATGGAATGGTGCAGCCCTACATACATATCACTCATGTTTGACATATAATGATGATTTCTCAGAAAGAATGGTAAGATTGGAATATTTTCCAGCAAGGACGTTATTGTTTACGTAATACTGTTTATGGGCATAATGATATATACAGATGATCAACATAAATTGGAATTTTTTTAGAATGTTGTTTAAGCACTAAAGGATCCTAAATTATAATATActtaaaaattcatatatacaTATTACTACTTAGTAACAGTATGGGCAGAAATACAAAATATGAAATACCTTGATCTCCGGCCAATAATCGTTGTTCGTAAAGAATTCCATCCGATAGATACATCCAAGTCTTCCTCCACACATGCTCTGGTCTATTCATGGATGAGGATAACAACATAGTAACAAATAATTTCCGTAAAAAGACTCCGGAACCCCAAACATGTGCCTCTTTTATTGCCTCGACAAATTCTCGATCATCTTGTAGAAATCCCATCGCAAAGCATGCTCCTCTAAAAGTTTTATGTTTTTTACCATCCACAGTCTTGATGTCTTCGTAACACAAAGGGCCTTTTTTTACCGTGAGCATCATCCTTAAATAAAACAATTCACCGGTGCTTTGAGGGACCCAAATAAGCCGACCAATTGTATATCCTCGCTTCCTTGGTTTCCAACTTCGACTTCGTTTATGGTAAACAAACTTAGAAACAAAATCACCATAAGTTAGTAATCTAGCATCTTCGTAAGTTTTGTTGGCTTCAAACCAAGAAGTAAACATCGACTCGGTTACACTTGGTTTGAGTAAAACATCACCAACTTGCTCGTAGTCTTTGTAGAATACCGAGTTTTCACCTTCCATGTGTAAATACAATCTCTCTACGGCTGGCTTTCTACCATGTATAGAATAAGAAAATATCCTCCAACATGCCTCACTTGGAGAGATGTAACGACAATCTAGATATTGCTTGATCTCGTCAACGTTGTCTTTGTCTTCTCCTTGTATGACAGCGGAAATTCGATCAGAACCTTTGTTTATGTATTTGAAAAGGTATTTGATGGAAGTACTTTGATTGCACCATTCCATGTTGATGTGTGCTTCGTACTTCAACAACAAACTTGGGTTGTGAGGAACAACATGACCACTATGAAATATTACACCGTTTTTCTCAATTCTGTGTCCGTTATTTCTTCTCCTATAAACAGGATAACCATCTTGGTCCACTATAGTTGAAGGTTGAAATTTCTTGGGGTAAAACTTGGAGCATTTATTATCTTTCATGCAAGGTGAGAGAACATTTGCCAAGCCACAAGGACCATGGACCATATGATTTTTCACCAAATTGTACAATCGTGGGTGTGTTATGGGATCGGGCACTTTCGCACTAATGATCTTGTCAATGTCCTCGGGTGTTGGATATTTGTTTGAAGGATGCAGAAATATCAATATATGGGCATGTGGTAATCCCCTCTTTTGAAATTCAATGGTGTACATATCTAGCCAAAGAAAGTGACAAAGATATCAGCACAGTATGATAGACTATTAATATTAGTAgaacaataaattaaaagacaAAGGTATTAATTGACTCACAAGCAAGGACTTTTCCTAGTACACCTTTCTTGGTTAAATCGGCTAGCAATTgatcaaacttgattttgaataTTCTTGATATGATGTCCGGTCGATCTTGTGGTTTCAAATGAAGTGGACCAAGAACTCTTTGAATCTCAGGCCAGTTAGGATTGCAGGTAAATGTAATGAACAAATCAGGAAACCCAACTTTACTACAAATAGCCATCCCATCGTAGTACAATTGATCCATAAATCGACGACCGCCCACAAACGAAGATGGCAAAACAACTCTTTTACCTATGTTTGACCCTGTGGTTTGACTCTGATCGCCTTCTTCATTTAGTCTACTATACTTGCATACCCTAAGCTTTGGTTGATTCTTTCGTAGCCATTCCAATTTCTCTGATTCTAACATTGTGTAACCATCGCACAGAAATTCCTGGAACAACCTTCGTGAGGACAACAAAGTCTTCGCTTCATTCTTCCTGCTCTGAATGCGAAATGCAAGCCATTCTCTAATTGTAAGCCTGTTTCTGACGCTATTTTCGTATATCGGCAAGTCTCTATGAGCTACATCGGGCCTATAACCGTCCTCACCATACGGAAATATCAAAGGATACTGAAAAGCCATGTAACTGGCATGAAGCTCATTGATTCTCTTAAGTCTTCTTCCTCTTGTTTGCATAATAATATCCCTCATCTCCGCCGTGTCAATATCACCAACTACCAAGGCAGCAACTTCAGAAACGGTTGGTTGATTGTATACTCTGCCATCTTTGGATCTCTCCGAAATTAGTCTCAACTTCAAGTTTTGCGTATCCTCATTATTTAACCATTGCCTTGCCATTTGAAAACTCTTAGCATGAGGATTGCACCGATACAGCATCTCCGACAATTGATGTACAATACCTTCATCAAAGTCTTCTTTGTTCCTATACAGGAAGTAAAAGTGAATATTACAAAAGGTTTAACACCAAAATACATCAAAACCAAGCTGAGTGAATATTACAAAAGGCCTCATAATTCTATACATCATACATAAGTTGACAAAATTTCCCACACCACCATACAGCAGTATTAAAAACCAAATACTACTCATGTGAATTAGTATCAGCCAAAAGAAGCAAGTTATAGATAAAAAGAAGGGAAATAAATACTACTCATGTGAATTAGTACCTTAGTCCGTGCATTCTATTTTGGACCTCATTCTCGGTGTCGTAAATATACAATTGAGCAAACTTTGGCATTTGACCTTCAGGAGGTAACAAACTCCCAATTCGATGGCACGTTTTACCTTGTACCCTAAGTGTTGGAGGCCCACGTCCATTTTTAAAACGGTTGTCCAACTTAGCTCCGGGTGATGTGAAGGCGAACATCATATTATAAACTCGGATTTGTTGCTGGAACTTCCTGCTGTCAAAGTTATCGTGATCAAATAAGAGCTGGGCAAGTATATTTGGAGGTTCTTGTAGCAATGGAAGTTCAACTTTCCCATTTCCACAACAGAGCATAAACTTCGGATTAGCTGCATGAGAACTTTTGTGCATCCTCTCTTGATACcacatcattgctttacaataCCGGCATTCAATTAGAGGTGAACCAATGTCGTAATAATCTACATTTGCACTCATTGTGTTAGCCATTGGGTGGAATTAGTTAACGGTTAGATATGATGAGTTATGCGTAAGTCATATTGTAAAAATGGTATACCTTCAGAAGTACCAGCAGAATTGTCATTAATTGTAAAAGGCGGTGTATTCTCTTTAGTTTCGTCAAATATTTCATCTTCGGAATGATAAGCTACGCACgataaaaacattatttattagGCCATCCATTAAGTTGTTGAAACTTCTGAATTTCCTTTAACAAATAGACCTCACAGTTTTGCTAATGATATAAATCACACAATAGTAGACTAACCTGCGAACGGGTCATAGTCTTCGCTATCATCTTCGGAATCAGTGTTAAAATCCAAATTGACAGTAGGCGTGAAAATAGGACATGCCGGCTCAGGAAGATGGTTGTTTTTATGTGTGGACTGAGATAATGGTGTAGCCACACTACAGGAAGGCTGGGCATTTGGTTGAGGGATCTCCAAATTATGGGCAGCAGGTGTCTTTTGTCCCCTTAAAAGCCAAAAAAGTGATATACCATATGAGAATTGAAACCAACTATCAAACCAATGCAAGTTTTATTGACTATTAAACAGAAACCAGTAATCATGTACTTCTAACATCATGTACCTGGTTTGTGAGGTAGAATCGGGTGTGCCTTTAGAAGGCCCTATTTGATGTTCATTAATCTGGACCGGTATCTGTCTGCTCAAGTTGAACGCGAGGTCCGGAACTCCCAAACGCTTTCTAGGCCTGCCCCTAACTGGTTTTTTAACTGTTGGCCTATTACGTTTACAAAACAATAAACAGTCTTGCGTAAATATAAACAATCAGTATGTGTCATAGTTAATGAGTTTCAACTCTATACAAACACACAGAACAATGACTTAAAGATCAAGGACTTGGTTTTGAACATACTGTTCATGAGTTACGGCCGAAGACGGACAGTTCTCCTTGCACGCCTGTATAGAATGATCAATTTGTAGTGTATGTGTATCCAGGCCTGTTCTCTGAGTAAGTGTCGACTTGTTACCAGAATTACGGTGCCGATTATTCTCAATTTGCACCCTTTGTAAGACGTTGTTAAAAATCatgattaaaaaatgaaaaataaaattgtattcaTTACATATGAAATGAGTAA of the Vicia villosa cultivar HV-30 ecotype Madison, WI unplaced genomic scaffold, Vvil1.0 ctg.001256F_1_1, whole genome shotgun sequence genome contains:
- the LOC131634212 gene encoding uncharacterized protein LOC131634212 produces the protein MDRVAIITPRKKARARRALILKENRSKRPKYSTHLPIDFDTDHSSPSSITLRPPLSDLTPSFQNTNLISQTPTESSKPSLSRHAFKRNRKCRQIDSLGRNLLSKFSSKPTVDTNEGINLSTLENIQERSPFNHSIISEVGSSSNTPTSLAINRPGGGRPKTNLGLPNLALNLTSKFPIITQKNGIPSSIVTPESSSGKRVQIENNRHRNSGNKSTLTQRTGLDTHTLQIDHSIQACKENCPSSAVTHEQPTVKKPVRGRPRKRLGVPDLAFNLSRQIPVQINEHQIGPSKGTPDSTSQTRGQKTPAAHNLEIPQPNAQPSCSVATPLSQSTHKNNHLPEPACPIFTPTVNLDFNTDSEDDSEDYDPFAAYHSEDEIFDETKENTPPFTINDNSAGTSEDYYDIGSPLIECRYCKAMMWYQERMHKSSHAANPKFMLCCGNGKVELPLLQEPPNILAQLLFDHDNFDSRKFQQQIRVYNMMFAFTSPGAKLDNRFKNGRGPPTLRVQGKTCHRIGSLLPPEGQMPKFAQLYIYDTENEVQNRMHGLRNKEDFDEGIVHQLSEMLYRCNPHAKSFQMARQWLNNEDTQNLKLRLISERSKDGRVYNQPTVSEVAALVVGDIDTAEMRDIIMQTRGRRLKRINELHASYMAFQYPLIFPYGEDGYRPDVAHRDLPIYENSVRNRLTIREWLAFRIQSRKNEAKTLLSSRRLFQEFLCDGYTMLESEKLEWLRKNQPKLRVCKYSRLNEEGDQSQTTGSNIGKRVVLPSSFVGGRRFMDQLYYDGMAICSKVGFPDLFITFTCNPNWPEIQRVLGPLHLKPQDRPDIISRIFKIKFDQLLADLTKKGVLGKVLAYMYTIEFQKRGLPHAHILIFLHPSNKYPTPEDIDKIISAKVPDPITHPRLYNLVKNHMVHGPCGLANVLSPCMKDNKCSKFYPKKFQPSTIVDQDGYPVYRRRNNGHRIEKNGVIFHSGHVVPHNPSLLLKYEAHINMEWCNQSTSIKYLFKYINKGSDRISAVIQGEDKDNVDEIKQYLDCRYISPSEACWRIFSYSIHGRKPAVERLYLHMEGENSVFYKDYEQVGDVLLKPSVTESMFTSWFEANKTYEDARLLTYGDFVSKFVYHKRSRSWKPRKRGYTIGRLIWVPQSTGELFYLRMMLTVKKGPLCYEDIKTVDGKKHKTFRGACFAMGFLQDDREFVEAIKEAHVWGSGVFLRKLFVTMLLSSSMNRPEHVWRKTWMYLSDGILYEQRLLAGDQGLTLTDGELKDLTLMAIESLLQNNNKSLKDFKPMPYPKDYVVSFIGNRLLYEERQYNVAEQQQLFVGLYSSLTDEQRAIFEEIMDCVEKQQGGVFFLYGYGGTGKTFMWNTLSAALRSKKKIVLPVASSGIASLLLPGGRTAHSRFKIPIPTLETSICNINKKDHLAELLKMTDLIIWDEAPMANKFRFESLDKSLKDIMSGITHAGDSIFGGKVVVFGGDFRQILPVIPRGTRSDIIHATINSSYIWDHCKVLRLTKNMRLQTGATTSTTHDIRSFSEWILQIGDGTMCEPNDGYASICIPEEFLISSFSDPIKAIVEDTYPDLIHNYLDSNYLQSRAILASTIEVVDDINQYITNLLPGEEREYFSSDSIDKSDSTNFDAYEHVTPEFLNALKTSGLPNHSIKVKVGATIMLMRNLDQSEGLCNGTRLTVTRLASHVIEAKIISGKNIVNLIYIPRMSLSPSQSPWPFKLVRRQFPIIVSFAMTINKSQGQSLDYVGLYLPKDVFSHGQLYVAISRVKSKKGLKILIHDKQREPMNTTTNVVFKEVFQNI